One Manihot esculenta cultivar AM560-2 chromosome 6, M.esculenta_v8, whole genome shotgun sequence DNA segment encodes these proteins:
- the LOC110617886 gene encoding uncharacterized protein LOC110617886, with amino-acid sequence MGNYVSCTLATPLIKNSKAARVVLPTGEVRQFRHQPIKAAELMLECPNFFLVNSQSLHIGRRFSALSADEEVEFGNVYIMFPMKRVNSVATAADMAALFMAANSAAKRITGGKNNNNSNKVRVLPETCSDVPVEGSSLQGSEDGGSRLSSCEEEIEGFPRPEFNYRLSVCRSKKPMLETIKEEPVRSR; translated from the coding sequence ATGGGCAATTACGTATCTTGCACTCTAGCCACCCCTTTGATCAAGAATTCCAAGGCGGCGAGGGTTGTCCTTCCCACCGGCGAAGTTAGGCAGTTTCGCCACCAGCCCATCAAAGCAGCAGAGCTCATGCTAGAGTGTCCAAATTTCTTCTTGGTAAACTCACAATCTCTTCACATTGGCAGGCGGTTCTCTGCTCTTTCTGCTGATGAGGAGGTCGAATTTGGTAACGTATACATCATGTTTCCGATGAAGAGAGTGAATTCTGTTGCCACTGCAGCTGATATGGCTGCTCTTTTCATGGCTGCAAATTCTGCAGCTAAGCGAATAACTGGtgggaaaaataataataatagtaacaaGGTCAGGGTCTTGCCGGAAACCTGCAGCGATGTTCCGGTGGAAGGAAGTTCTCTGCAGGGCAGTGAAGATGGAGGCTCGAGATTGAGTAGTTGTGAAGAGGAGATTGAAGGGTTTCCAAGGCCAGAGTTCAATTACAGGTTATCTGTGTGTAGGTCGAAGAAGCCCATGTTGGAAACTATTAAAGAAGAACCAGTTCGTTCAAGATGA